ATCGTCTCCTATCGGCATGGAGAGTTTGGCTCTGGTAGGCTGCTTAGCGGACCTGAAGCATATTTCACGGAAGAACTTTTGAAAATGCCGTCACTGTCAACGAGGCCCACGACGGTACTTTTTCTGCTTTGAGTGCGTAAGTAAATAAGGGGATTTCAGCGGACGCTACCCTCGACTCGCTGAGACCAAAACAGAAAATCTACAAGATTGCGCTCCGCTCGGCATGACGTTCGCGTCATGCCGAGCGGAGCGGTCTCGCGCGATCGAGAAGCAGCGCGAGAAGCGCCGTATCGAGGAAACGAAGAACTTCGGCGAATTCGACGAGAAGTGACTGATTGCCGGTCCTATGGCCGACAGTACGCGAGCGGTGCGCCGCTCCATATTCGAACGTGAACTACTTCCCGTCCGGAGAAACCGTCTTTTGACGGAAATCACGCCTGACGATCTTCCGGCATTTTGCGGCAAGGTCGCCGATCGCGGTGCGCCTGCGACGGCGATCCACGTCCGCGACATCGTCAAGCAGATTTACGCGTTTGCGGTTCTTCACAACGCGAAAGTCGCCAGCCCCGCTATGGGGAAGCAACTTGAGCATGTCGCCCCGCTGACCTCCGTCCGCTAAGTGCCTGTCCGGGACGGTCTCGAATCGGTTGAGGCTCCTGCAATTCGCTGATGGCGGTCGGGCATGCGGGAGGCCACCGATGTGGACGCAAGGGAACCGCCACCGCTACGGCCGCAGCAAGCAGGGCTATCCGAGCGGTCTGACCGTGAGGAATGGTCGCACGTGGCGCCGCTGATCCCGCCGGTCAGGCGCGGCAGCAACAAGCGGACGATCCGGCGTGCGCGAGGTGGCGAACGGGCTGATGTCCATCCTCGGCACGGGTCACCAGTGGCGGGCGATCCCCAAGGACCTGCCGCCGCGCAGCGCGGTGCATGACTATTTCGAGCTGTGGGAATGGGACGGGACGCTGGGGCGTCAATCAAGCGGCGCGGTTACGACACGGGCAAGAAAACCAAGGGCAAGAAGCGCATCTGCTTGTAGAGCCGCAAGGCCTGCTGCTGCACGCCATCGTCCATGCGGCCGACATTCAGGACCGCGACGGTGGCGTGAAGCACTCGCCTTCCACAGGCTCGCCTTCATCCGCTTCATGCTGCGAAAACCCTACAATCCCTCAAGATCCTCCCGGATAGATTCTCGGTCATTTCCAACAACCCGGTAAGGAACGGGCGCCCATGAGGGAGGGGGTTAGTCCTTCCTTAATGGAGGAGACGTAGTCTTAACCGAAATTCGTCCTCGGAGGAGCGGGCATGTGGTGCATTATGCGGGATATGCGGGTTTCGCTCCGGGTCGGAGCCGCCGTCCTGCTGCCCCTCGCCGTCCTGGTCTGCCTCGCAGGGGCTCTTGTTCAGTACAAGTTGGAACGAGAGCAGCTTAGCAAAAAACTACAGCTCTCAATGGAGATTGTGCCTGCAATCAGTGACGTGATCCATCAGTTGCAGCGAGAGCGGGGGATGTCTTCGGGATTTACCGGCTCTCACGGCACAGCGTTTACAACCGCCCTGCCCGCGCAAAGAATTGATACAAATTCTGCACTTCAACTTCTCCATGATAAAATCGCGCTCGAGCAACGGCAGGAAGATCGATCCCGCCTTGCGTCCGCCATAGACCGAGCACTCACCGATCTCGATCAGTTACCGGATGTTCGCGCCCGGATAACCCAGCTCCACCTCTCGGTCGAAGACATCGTTGCTTACTACACGCGAATAATCAGCGGTCTTCTCGAGATTACCAGCCAGTTGAGCGCGATCACTGACGATCCGCGGATCTCCCGGATCATCACGTCCTATATGGCACTGATGCGTGCCAAGGAGGCTGACGGTCTGCAGCGCGCGATGGGTTCCGTCGGGTTCGGGGCCGGCACGTTCGAGCAACGCGTCTACGATCGTTTGGTCGTGATGGTTGCCCGTCAGGATGCGTACCTCGACATCTTCAAGCGGTTCGCTGACGATGCGGTACAGTCCTACTTTGACGCGACGGTCAAGGGCGATGATATCGCCGAGGTCGCACGAATGCGGCAAGTGGCACTTGCCAGTGTGCATACCAAAACCACCGGCGGGATCCGCGCTGAGGACTGGTTCAACGCGATTAGCCGCGAGATGGAAATGCTGCGCGCCGTCGAAGAATACCAGGCGGGCGAACTGAGGTCCTTGACCCAGCAAATCCAGGAGCATGCCCACAGGCATTTTCTCGCCCTTCTCATCGGCACGTCCGTTCTCGGTGTGCTCACTATCGCCTTTGCACTGGCGATGGCCCGGAGCGTGACCGCGCCAATCGGTCGGCTCATGGCCACTCTGCGTCGACTGGCGGAGGGTGAAAGCACGA
This genomic stretch from Rhodospirillales bacterium harbors:
- a CDS encoding transposase; its protein translation is MREVANGLMSILGTGHQWRAIPKDLPPRSAVHDYFELWEWDGTLGRQSSGAVTTRARKPRARSASACRAARPAAARHRPCGRHSGPRRWREALAFHRLAFIRFMLRKPYNPSRSSRIDSRSFPTTR